One Dialister invisus DSM 15470 genomic region harbors:
- the obgE gene encoding GTPase ObgE, translated as MFIDKAKIIVISGAGGDGMVSFRREKYVPRGGPSGGDGGKGGSVFIRATPELNTLMNFRRKRKFAAAKGENGGAKEMFGKSGDDIFIDVPLGTMVYDQSTNELLADITHDKQEVLIAKGGNGGRGNSHFATSAVRAPAYAEKGEPGEEKEIRLELKVLADVGLLGFPSVGKSSLIRKVSGARPEVAAYHFTTLTPSLGVVNLDEIRSFVMADIPGLIEGASEGTGLGYEFLRHVERSKVLIHVLDAAGSEGRDPYKDFHIINNELEIYSPALAAKKQIVAANKIDLIAESNILQELRRKIEAEGYQFFPICTLTGEGINPLLEAAWKILQETPAVEFAPTETTIIYESPKNEFIIEQDQGVFSIKGKRVEKLIAMTDFDNPVSLRRFERAWKFMGLDKLLKKEGIQEGDTVNLYGVEFSFSDKKGCSDIPGESEGKSC; from the coding sequence ATGTTTATAGACAAGGCAAAAATTATTGTAATTTCCGGTGCCGGCGGAGATGGTATGGTTTCTTTCCGAAGGGAGAAATATGTTCCCCGCGGGGGACCAAGCGGTGGCGACGGCGGTAAAGGCGGATCCGTTTTTATAAGAGCAACTCCTGAATTGAATACGCTTATGAATTTCCGGCGTAAACGAAAATTCGCCGCTGCAAAAGGTGAGAATGGCGGTGCCAAAGAAATGTTCGGCAAAAGCGGAGATGATATTTTTATTGACGTACCGCTGGGAACAATGGTATATGACCAAAGCACAAATGAACTTTTGGCAGATATAACACATGACAAACAAGAAGTTCTCATCGCTAAGGGAGGGAATGGCGGACGTGGAAATTCCCATTTTGCAACCAGTGCTGTACGAGCTCCTGCTTATGCAGAAAAAGGAGAACCTGGTGAAGAGAAAGAGATCCGCCTGGAATTAAAAGTACTTGCGGATGTAGGATTACTTGGATTTCCCAGCGTAGGCAAGTCAAGCTTGATCAGAAAGGTCTCCGGCGCCCGGCCGGAAGTAGCGGCTTACCACTTCACGACTTTGACACCCAGTCTCGGTGTCGTCAATCTTGATGAAATCAGATCTTTTGTAATGGCGGATATTCCGGGATTAATAGAAGGCGCCAGTGAAGGCACTGGTCTTGGGTATGAGTTTCTTCGCCATGTAGAACGAAGCAAGGTTCTGATTCATGTTCTTGATGCTGCCGGAAGCGAAGGACGGGACCCGTATAAAGATTTCCATATCATCAATAATGAGTTAGAAATATATAGTCCTGCTCTTGCAGCAAAAAAACAAATCGTGGCTGCTAATAAAATTGATTTGATTGCAGAAAGTAATATATTGCAGGAACTCCGCCGGAAAATAGAAGCAGAAGGCTATCAATTTTTTCCTATCTGTACATTAACTGGAGAAGGAATTAACCCTCTTTTGGAGGCTGCTTGGAAAATATTACAGGAAACACCTGCTGTGGAATTTGCACCAACGGAAACGACAATTATATATGAATCACCGAAAAATGAGTTTATTATTGAACAAGATCAGGGAGTATTTTCAATAAAGGGGAAACGTGTCGAAAAATTGATTGCCATGACCGATTTTGATAATCCGGTATCTTTGCGGCGTTTCGAAAGAGCCTGGAAATTTATGGGACTTGATAAACTTTTGAAAAAAGAGGGTATTCAAGAAGGTGATACCGTGAATCTCTATGGTGTAGAATTTTCTTTTTCGGACAAGAAAGGATGCTCTGATATACCGGGTGAAAGTGAGGGTAAATCATGCTGA
- the yhbY gene encoding ribosome assembly RNA-binding protein YhbY, whose product MLTGKQKQYLKSTAVDFSAVVQIGKEGITDNVINSVTEALAARELIKVKINQNSAENIRKAAKLLSEESGCEIVQIIGRNCILFKQKDKKSHYDLP is encoded by the coding sequence ATGCTGACTGGCAAACAAAAACAATATTTAAAAAGTACTGCAGTAGATTTTTCGGCTGTAGTTCAAATTGGTAAAGAGGGAATTACGGATAATGTAATCAACAGTGTAACCGAAGCACTGGCTGCCAGAGAATTAATTAAAGTTAAAATCAATCAGAATTCTGCCGAAAATATCCGTAAGGCAGCAAAACTCCTTTCGGAAGAATCGGGATGTGAAATCGTACAGATTATAGGAAGAAACTGTATTCTTTTCAAGCAGAAGGACAAAAAATCTCATTATGATCTCCCCTGA
- the proB gene encoding glutamate 5-kinase gives MISPENIVKAKKKKRIVIKVGTSSLTQPNGKVNIYFIDHLARQISDLSNRDMDVILVSSGAIGIGIPVLGFEHKPNYLPYRQACAAVGQNILMGLYGKCFHDYGKTVAQLLMTKGDALNTKRYMHMKGALSALLELGVIPIINENDAVTVDEIKIGDNDTLSAIVASVAEADLLILLSDIEGLYDKDPHEFADAHLIHDVPHFTRELFNVAGGAGSARGTGGMYTKLLAAEICVHSGIDMVIAKSDAKEILQRIISGESIGTFFHAENVHPQMKRREIIIGSNVRGKIFIDKGCSEAILNKGSSLLAIGITKIEGIFSEGDAVSLFYENHEIARGISHYGSVELAQIKGLHTKEMRNALGTPPPYDTVIHRDNLLVMR, from the coding sequence ATGATCTCCCCTGAGAATATCGTAAAAGCTAAAAAGAAAAAACGAATAGTCATTAAGGTGGGAACAAGTTCCCTGACACAGCCCAATGGTAAAGTAAATATTTATTTTATTGATCATTTGGCACGACAGATTTCTGATTTAAGTAATAGAGATATGGATGTTATTCTCGTATCTTCCGGTGCGATCGGTATCGGCATACCGGTATTGGGGTTTGAACATAAACCGAATTATCTTCCTTATAGGCAGGCATGTGCTGCAGTTGGACAGAATATTTTAATGGGTCTTTACGGCAAATGTTTTCACGATTACGGTAAAACCGTGGCACAACTTCTGATGACAAAAGGAGATGCACTAAATACCAAGCGGTATATGCATATGAAAGGAGCGCTTTCCGCATTGCTGGAATTAGGTGTAATTCCTATCATTAATGAAAATGATGCGGTTACAGTAGATGAAATAAAAATAGGAGATAATGATACCCTTTCCGCTATTGTCGCCAGTGTTGCAGAAGCGGACCTGCTCATTCTTCTTTCTGATATCGAAGGACTATATGATAAAGATCCCCATGAGTTTGCAGATGCGCACTTAATACATGATGTACCCCATTTTACCAGGGAGCTTTTCAATGTTGCCGGTGGCGCCGGTTCTGCCCGCGGTACCGGTGGAATGTATACTAAACTGCTTGCAGCAGAAATATGTGTACATTCCGGTATAGATATGGTTATTGCCAAAAGTGATGCAAAGGAAATTTTACAGCGTATCATATCTGGGGAATCCATAGGTACTTTTTTTCATGCAGAAAATGTCCATCCACAAATGAAGCGAAGAGAAATCATTATCGGCTCAAACGTGAGAGGAAAAATATTTATTGATAAAGGCTGTAGTGAAGCTATATTAAACAAAGGTTCCAGTTTGCTTGCTATCGGTATTACAAAAATAGAGGGAATCTTCTCCGAGGGGGATGCAGTTTCCTTATTTTATGAAAACCATGAGATTGCACGAGGAATTTCACATTATGGAAGTGTTGAGCTGGCTCAAATCAAAGGCCTTCATACGAAAGAAATGAGAAATGCACTGGGCACTCCGCCACCATATGATACCGTTATTCATAGAGATAATCTATTGGTAATGCGTTAA
- the nadD gene encoding nicotinate-nucleotide adenylyltransferase, which produces MAKRIGVFGGSFNPLHIGHLIVAEAAWQEFNLEQVVFVPTGDTPHKNMHHISKIDRFEMVKMAIKENPHFSISSIEIERKGLSYTVDTIKQLHAEWGSEYDIYFIAGTDAVADMPTWKYNEELLDSCHFICASRPSSEERIKQAVAYFGKKGCEKIHFLRTPELEISSTILRKWIASNRSVKYMIPDSVIQYINIHNLYKDEE; this is translated from the coding sequence ATGGCTAAACGCATAGGTGTATTTGGCGGTTCTTTTAACCCGTTACATATAGGACATCTCATTGTTGCAGAAGCAGCCTGGCAGGAATTTAACTTAGAACAGGTTGTATTTGTGCCAACCGGTGACACTCCTCACAAAAATATGCACCATATCAGTAAAATAGATCGCTTTGAAATGGTAAAGATGGCAATAAAAGAAAATCCTCACTTTTCTATTTCGTCTATAGAAATAGAACGAAAAGGTCTTTCTTATACGGTGGATACTATTAAGCAGCTACACGCTGAATGGGGAAGTGAATATGATATATATTTCATCGCCGGAACGGATGCCGTCGCTGATATGCCAACGTGGAAGTATAATGAGGAATTACTTGATTCCTGTCACTTTATTTGTGCAAGCCGCCCAAGTTCTGAAGAAAGGATAAAACAAGCTGTTGCTTATTTTGGGAAAAAAGGCTGCGAAAAAATTCATTTTCTGCGTACACCTGAATTGGAAATATCATCTACTATTTTACGGAAGTGGATTGCTTCAAATCGTTCTGTAAAATATATGATTCCCGATTCGGTTATCCAGTATATTAATATTCATAATCTTTATAAGGATGAAGAATGA
- the yqeK gene encoding bis(5'-nucleosyl)-tetraphosphatase (symmetrical) YqeK, translating into MKLTDIKKDLKNRLSERRYVHSAGVAASAYILAEKYGYNPKKAELAGWLHDCAKEMKLEEMQDIIDEQNLQVDEYMRSSRALLHGPAGSIMAKTIYGIKDRDIQNSIFFHTTGRPQMELLDKIIFLADYIEPSRDFPGINIIRRNAQKNLDTAVLSAYDATIRHLLDQKEYIYELTFLGRNDLIKHMGNK; encoded by the coding sequence ATGAAACTAACAGATATAAAGAAGGACTTAAAAAATAGATTGTCTGAACGGCGGTATGTTCATTCGGCAGGAGTTGCCGCTTCTGCCTATATACTGGCTGAGAAATACGGATATAATCCAAAAAAAGCGGAATTGGCCGGTTGGCTCCATGACTGTGCAAAAGAAATGAAACTTGAAGAAATGCAGGATATCATTGATGAACAAAATCTGCAAGTCGATGAATATATGCGTTCGAGTCGTGCCCTTTTGCATGGACCGGCTGGAAGTATCATGGCAAAAACTATTTATGGAATAAAAGACAGAGATATCCAAAATTCCATCTTTTTCCATACGACAGGACGTCCTCAAATGGAACTATTGGATAAAATAATTTTTTTGGCAGATTATATAGAACCGAGTCGTGATTTTCCCGGCATAAATATTATCAGAAGAAATGCTCAAAAAAATTTGGATACAGCCGTCTTGTCCGCTTATGACGCAACAATCCGTCACTTATTGGACCAAAAAGAGTATATCTATGAATTAACCTTTTTGGGCCGCAATGATTTAATTAAACACATGGGAAATAAATGA
- a CDS encoding LCP family protein, with amino-acid sequence MKKQRNIKRKSKIRYGKLFLFISALVTVLFLLSMAIFRGIHYILNDFHGEDNPKPVYYLLVGTDAQSTAQADFVMIASIDNNSKKVTLISIPGNTKIGKDEKNNMTLKSSFSEGNGEEIQSAVENLLHIRISQYAVFDYHAFKNLIDKTGNIELYVERPMSHDDENGVSDIWLHRGYQSLDAEKALSYMRYIDAFDGEIGRIQREERFIKAMISQMQKNFSFVNWLYAKYYWKAAETNITSSDAASIAYELTKIPIEDIRFIILPGEMRRIDKQNIWIANPVEIQKIIGVTLGQSNE; translated from the coding sequence ATGAAGAAACAGAGGAACATAAAAAGAAAAAGTAAAATTCGCTATGGAAAACTCTTCCTGTTTATAAGTGCGTTGGTTACCGTTTTATTTTTGTTATCTATGGCAATTTTTCGCGGAATTCATTATATTTTGAACGATTTTCATGGGGAAGATAATCCCAAACCAGTATATTACCTCCTTGTAGGAACAGATGCTCAATCTACAGCCCAAGCAGATTTTGTCATGATTGCATCTATCGATAACAATTCTAAAAAGGTAACGCTAATCTCAATTCCGGGAAACACCAAGATTGGGAAAGATGAAAAAAACAATATGACATTGAAATCATCTTTTTCTGAAGGAAATGGGGAAGAAATACAAAGTGCGGTAGAAAATTTATTGCACATTAGAATTAGTCAATATGCAGTATTTGATTACCATGCCTTCAAAAATTTAATTGATAAAACCGGTAATATTGAACTGTATGTAGAAAGGCCCATGTCACACGATGACGAAAACGGCGTTTCAGATATTTGGCTGCACAGGGGATATCAGTCACTTGATGCGGAAAAAGCTTTATCCTATATGCGTTATATAGATGCTTTTGATGGCGAGATCGGTCGCATCCAACGGGAAGAGCGCTTTATTAAAGCAATGATTAGCCAAATGCAGAAAAACTTTTCCTTTGTAAATTGGCTATATGCAAAGTATTATTGGAAGGCGGCAGAAACAAATATAACCTCATCGGATGCAGCGTCTATTGCCTATGAATTAACTAAAATTCCTATAGAAGACATACGTTTCATCATATTGCCGGGGGAAATGCGCAGAATAGATAAACAAAATATATGGATAGCAAACCCGGTGGAAATACAAAAAATTATTGGTGTAACTCTTGGACAGAGTAATGAGTAA
- the rsfS gene encoding ribosome silencing factor, whose amino-acid sequence MEKTLELICEALSNKKGVLIKVLDVKDLTSIADYFIISSVMNKKQAQASADEVEEKLEEAGIKAIRKEGYQEGNWILMDFGDVIVHIFTDEERQHYDFDSLWKDAPSEDYSQNKNDK is encoded by the coding sequence ATGGAGAAAACGTTAGAATTAATTTGTGAAGCACTATCAAATAAAAAAGGGGTATTGATTAAAGTATTGGACGTAAAAGATTTGACATCTATTGCAGACTATTTCATTATTTCATCTGTAATGAATAAAAAGCAGGCCCAGGCATCAGCGGATGAAGTGGAAGAAAAACTGGAAGAAGCCGGAATTAAAGCCATTCGCAAAGAGGGTTATCAGGAAGGGAACTGGATTCTCATGGATTTTGGAGATGTTATTGTTCATATATTTACCGATGAAGAGCGTCAGCATTATGACTTTGATTCACTTTGGAAGGATGCGCCTTCAGAGGATTATTCGCAAAATAAAAATGATAAATAA
- a CDS encoding CvfB family protein, which yields MISPEINVPALKENSIVELPVSRIVSFGAFLSAQTGNNADDILLHNGQQTSEIKEGDIVKVFLYHDPKHRLTASMRLPKLEIGEVGYAEVIMTTRFGAFVDVGTERGIFLPYSEMIEPVQKGQKIWIKLYEDKTGRLAVTTHVEEDIRRLARPCKELNVGDKITGTVYNITRQGIFIITRERWIGFLHNSNINTVIKLGQELIGRITFIREDGHVNISLRQTKEREMNHDMAVLIDCMNQHNGLLPYTDKSDSKLIKLNLRMSKSAFKRAVGHLLKTNQIIMTEGKIRLKR from the coding sequence ATGATAAGCCCTGAAATAAACGTTCCTGCTCTGAAAGAAAATTCCATTGTAGAGCTTCCTGTATCCCGCATCGTGTCTTTTGGCGCATTTTTATCAGCACAAACAGGAAATAATGCCGATGATATCCTATTACATAATGGACAACAAACGTCTGAGATTAAAGAAGGTGATATCGTCAAAGTTTTTCTATATCACGATCCTAAACATCGCCTTACTGCAAGCATGAGACTTCCCAAACTTGAAATAGGGGAGGTCGGGTATGCAGAAGTCATTATGACTACTCGTTTTGGTGCTTTTGTTGATGTGGGAACCGAACGCGGGATATTTCTTCCTTATTCAGAAATGATTGAACCAGTTCAAAAAGGGCAGAAAATTTGGATAAAACTGTATGAAGATAAAACGGGACGTCTTGCCGTAACAACACATGTTGAAGAAGATATCAGACGTTTGGCACGTCCTTGCAAGGAACTCAACGTGGGTGATAAAATAACCGGAACTGTCTATAACATAACCCGACAGGGAATCTTTATTATAACAAGAGAACGGTGGATAGGATTCTTACATAACAGTAACATAAATACAGTTATCAAATTAGGCCAGGAGCTCATCGGAAGAATTACCTTTATTCGTGAAGACGGACATGTCAACATTTCTCTCCGCCAAACGAAAGAAAGGGAAATGAATCACGATATGGCAGTATTGATTGATTGTATGAATCAACATAATGGACTATTGCCATATACAGATAAAAGCGATTCTAAACTTATAAAACTCAATTTGAGGATGAGTAAGTCTGCATTCAAAAGAGCAGTAGGACATCTTCTGAAAACTAATCAAATCATAATGACTGAAGGTAAAATTCGATTAAAAAGATAA
- the lexA gene encoding transcriptional repressor LexA gives MLGKKLGLQRELTTRERSILDYIRKKTWEDGFPPTVREICTAVGLRSTSTVHGYLSRLSDLGMIKKDPSSSRAIEVINDQAWHRKKMLPMPMVGAVRAGDPVFADEQIETVFPLPAELVGSDTNCFMLVVRGDSMINAGIQEGDYLIVAEQETARNGDIVVALVGNDDATVKRFFREADHIRLQPENDDYEPIISRDVKIRGKVIGLYRHY, from the coding sequence ATCTTGGGCAAGAAATTAGGTCTCCAAAGAGAATTAACAACTCGAGAACGAAGCATACTGGATTATATTCGCAAAAAGACATGGGAGGACGGATTTCCCCCCACGGTTCGTGAAATTTGTACAGCAGTTGGCTTGCGTTCTACATCCACCGTCCATGGATATTTGTCACGTCTTTCTGATTTAGGTATGATCAAAAAAGATCCATCCAGTTCACGTGCTATTGAAGTAATCAATGATCAGGCCTGGCATAGAAAGAAAATGCTTCCCATGCCTATGGTCGGTGCAGTTCGTGCCGGTGATCCCGTTTTCGCAGATGAACAAATTGAGACTGTTTTTCCATTGCCTGCAGAATTGGTTGGCAGTGATACTAATTGTTTTATGCTTGTTGTCCGCGGAGACAGTATGATTAACGCTGGTATTCAAGAAGGTGATTATTTGATTGTTGCTGAACAGGAAACTGCTCGTAATGGTGATATCGTAGTGGCATTAGTCGGTAATGATGACGCAACGGTTAAACGTTTTTTCCGCGAAGCTGATCATATTCGTTTACAACCGGAAAATGATGATTATGAACCGATTATTTCGCGAGACGTAAAGATTCGAGGGAAAGTTATTGGTTTATACAGGCATTATTGA